ttaacacgatgagactatcatcttaatttacattaaggatagacgaagttcatatgaacttaccttggtacttACCCTTACCCGTAAATTTTTACATGGTTCCCTATATACAACATaccaaacttcatttataaataagaagtgattccggAAATCACTTAACTTAAGTGTCCGTATTCGCATCCGTTTCCTCgcctccttttgacccgttagccttccatgcttccatccatcttgacatgatccctatactttcatgtcatcgcattcacatttttgttagcatacatgattgtacatattaacgatcatatcaaattcatgtttcacatttgactttcattagtcaattccaacaagcataaggcatatttccacaagtcaatcttttcaaactcatatAATTCATCACGTCATCACATATAATACATATGGATATAACATGCATCATATGACTTTCTATAATACTAAAATTGTGACAAAAGTCTAACATTGCCACttatgcacagttgactttcagaaagtcaatgatttatcatatgaactttcgacttaacctcatacatccatgtcattatagtagactatactaatgacactgtatacatttcatactcatgacgcaataagcatacaaccacatgatcatctAGTTATATGCACACACCAAACATATGAAATTCTGTTCATTCTAGTAACATAATTCTACAACTAACACCATGACCTATGCTTAACAACACAACATCATTCTAACTTCATCATGTTCTAATGATCTCATATGCTACACATTTAGAGTACTTTTACTTATCAATTTTGATTAAACAATTATTCAAACATGTAGTAAACATCATACCACTCCATCATAGAGTACAATATTCTAATGCATACTTTTACCAAATAACAAGGCCAACAAAATCCTACATGAATTCCATCTAAAAATAGATTTCTCATGTTTATTTATTATCAAATACATCATATCCCCATATTATACGATTTCGTCCATTACTTACATACCATTTCATCTATTAAtctcacctaggcatttcatcaaacacttggtgcgCATGCCACAATTTATGGataatgtacaagtgtttcatgctttacttcctacttcatgctttcattcatcaattaacacaaaaacTTCAACAAGTTCATATCACATTTGATCTACCTAACAAGAACGCATTACATACAACATATCACAACAATATTTGAACaaggattggacatgggtgacacACCCATGTCGCCATCTTCACCACTAGAAGTGGGTTTCACATCCAAACATCAAATTACTCCAAATCGTTCATAACCCAAGACCTATATGGTGATTTTAACACATACTCAtactcaatttcatacaatttcgcGATTTCCAACTTAACCCACTTCATGCATAATTACCAATCTAgattttaagacataccttatgatccccttgtgaaggtaattcttaatccatgctcggttatgaaTTTAAGCTTCATTTAGCATTTCAATTTGATGAAATggatgaagttagggtttttggCTCCATGGGAGCCTCCTGCTCCTTCTCGAACACAcgttgtgtgtgtttgtgtgtgtgagttttGTTATTTAGTAACTCAACTTTCATCTTATTCCATTTAGCCCCTTCGTGTTTGCCACTAAAACATGATTGGCACAACTTTCATTTAAATAGTTTTTACCATACACTtcactaggttaaatagcctagttatttatttcatgataTGTCGTATAGGAACATATGGcaaatataaacattcgggttttggggtgttacaggttGGTACATATATCCTTTGTTTGACAAAACTTTGGACCCAATCGAACTCGACGAATCATAGTTATGTTTCGTCATCACCTTCATTCAACAAAACTAGGGAGTTTCACACGAGGTTTTGTTGCAAACCAAGATGTTTCGTCGACACCGTATGGGCTTGAGGCCCAGCTGAGGCCCAAACGTAAATCAGGGTTATAAATCTTCTTTAACTGCATGTAACGTGTATTTTTGCGAAACCCTAGATCCTCTCTAAATCGGCGACGACAACATTCCCTCTTCTCCCGAAGATCTTTGTAACTTCATCTCAATCCCATCAGTGAGTCTGTATACAATTAATTGATCTAACTTTCTGATGCATTAGGTTGCATGATCCTTAGACTGTGTGGACTAATCTCACTAGGGCATGCGGCTTAATTGATATGATTTCATGACTAGATTGTTTGACATTATATGATGAATCTATGTGACCTGTTAGATGTATGTATCAACATGAGAGCATTAACAGTTGACGGCCATTGTTGTGGGCTTTGATAATGGTAATGATGCTGGGAACTAGTGAGTAATGATTAGGGGTTCATGTGAGGTTCTGAGTGTTACTTTGTTTGAGCATTACTATGATAATGGCGGCATAACATAAATTGATAAACTCGTCTGCATGTGATAATGATTGTTATCGGTTATGGGGACTGTGATGATTAGGGTTGCAGCGAGGAAACTGTTCCCGACGTAATATTGGACAACGAAACTCTCTGATCTTTCGTCGACACACCCTCGACAAAACCCTTTGACTTTTCGTCAACACATCACCGACGAAACGTGGCGTTTCGCCGCATGAGGTTGCGTCGCATGAGAGTTTCACCAGGAGTattcacatagggtttgatgtTTCATCGATTAGGATGATTGGCATGGGTTGTGATTCTGTTTAAGGCATATGGTAGTGTTAAGTATTTGTGAGGATCTTGACCCGACTGTTATAAgtagccaattcaatggcttgatGTTACCTTGGGAATTGAGTATCTGTTTTGCAATTGGAAATAATCATGTGATGGATACTAACTGTGTACGATAAGTAACTGTACTGATCAATGTGAATCAACTGATGTGAACAACCAACTCAACTGTTAAGTAATAATATATGTTTTGCATGTGGGACGTGGTCTTGTGTGCAAGTTGATTATTTAACATGTGTTATTAGCTGATGTATACTATAAGCAAAGTGTTGATTATGTGATTTAAGGACATGCGAAACTGATTGTAATGATAATTGTACTAGTGCTGGGTTGATTAACGTAAAAGAAAGTaatataacataccgagcaatctcaggtgagttcaCTCCTCGAAAAAATAAGCATGCGTCCTGTGGagacaatcaaacaaacaaaacagataAACGGGTTTTCATAAACCCACCTCCTTGCAGGGGATGTGAGGCAGTTTTCTCAAACCCATATTCTTGTAGGGAATATGTGGCAGTTTTCAGTAAAGGTTAAacgttggataatacactcacctTCTTTCACTTAAGTCCCATCCTATCATTAATAAGTTGCTTGTAGGgtaacgggttattagttgatagcgctattaggtttggcaccctcatgacgtacctggataggacgAGCGTGAACTAATAACTTAATACTGACCAATGTTGATAGAGCATTGGAGAAGGGCAAAATGGGCCGtctgcggtatcgagttattatcaacacgACAGTCATAATAGATCATATACATTATTTGGTATTAATCAGTTAAGcaaactgtgaactcaccagcctGTCTGACACACTTTTTCTGCGTGCTTGCAGGTCTTTAGGTACATGgattggaacttgctatctgggaacTTTGGAGTTGTCATGGGTCGTAGCTCTTGGTCACAAGTTTAATGTTTATTGCACACATGTTTTGATACGCTCGAAAACATtatttacattatgcttccgctgaacaaaTTGGTTTGATTATGTTTAGATTTACTTAATGAAATAAATGGAAACTTTTACGAAATTCTGTGTTGTGgctcaatgtgattggtggctagatcctggcaCGTCACACACCCCGCGGTGATTCCGAAGGTGGTAAATTTGGGGattgtgacagtttggtatcagagccactggttatagtgaactaggttttaaaatgttttcttaaaaccagactataaccaaataGTATCGAAAACGACCATGACACTTAGCTCCAGATCGCAAGGTTCGTTCtctgtttactttatgtattacGGGTTTAGTAGTCAAACACACTCACGACTTGCATGAAACTACCTATGAGACATCATGATGTGATTACCTGTGTTGCATGTTTTAGCGATGCTTGATAGTATGACACTACCCTTCGTCCTTTGTGATCCCTAGCTTTATGTTATCCTTCGTTTTGTTAATtgagtgtggggaaccatttaGCACGAGTTAAGAGGcgctgagataagcatgcaaattgctttattattatgggtgcacacataataataatgtggaatgcatgcaaatcccagtgaggcttgacaagtgtaaaaagggttgtGTTTCACTAATCGTATAATGTTAGAGTTCCTTGAGTCCATAGGGGTCATAGCGACAATTGACTCCTACTTACCTGTGATCCTTACCTCTTTCACTCTTCTTATATAGAACCATGAACGGACGTGGCGGACGTAATGGTGGACGTGGAGGTGGCCACGACGGTGGACGCGGCAACATCAATATGACTCAGGCACAATTGACTAACCCAATTAACGAACGCGTGGCTGAGGCATCAGCAGCCTATCAAGCCGGTACATTATGTGTCAAAATTTTCTTTATTCATGCGTCGTGTACACAACTCTTACCCTTGTATTGTATTTCCTATCGTCCAATAGGTCAGCCAGCGCATCAGAACAATCCGCCTGCCTGCAcattcaaaacattcatggattgtaagccgcagaccttcagtgggactgaaggggctgtggggctACTTCGATGGTTCGAGAAAGCCGAGTCTGTGTTCGCTATGTGTAATTGTCCCGTGGGGGACcgtgtgaagtatgctacgggcacatTCGAGGATagtgccctgacatggtggaatgcccaggttcagctaTTGGGTATCGATGTGGCAAATGCCACTACATGggacgattttaaggaactcataaGGAAAGTGTTTTGTCCTCGGGATGAGATTCAGAAACAAGAGAATGAGTATTATGATCTGAAGATGGTGGGATCCGAGATTGAGGCATACGTGAAACGGTCTCATGAGTTGGCTACTATGTGCCCGAATTTGTCCCGACCTCCGCACCGGAGAATAGAACTGTTCATCAAGGGGTTAGCTCCATGAGTGAAAGGCTTGGTTACTGCAGCCAACCTCAACAACTTAACTCAGATTGTTCATTTAGCTCACAAGATCACCGATCAGGAGGTGGAGAGTGGTTcgttaccaccgcgtgtttctGTCACTACTGCTGCTACAACCACAGCTACTACGCCTGTTAGTGATGACAAGCGTAAATGGAGCGAtactgacaaagcaaccagtgTAAGTCAATCTCAGAAGAAGCCTGACAACAACAGCACCCGCAGTTTCAGCCAGTCATCCTCTgtcaaccagaatcagaaccacagtCAGACTTCCGGTTACGTAGGAAAACAGCCGAAATGTAATAAGTGTGGCCTCCATCACTATGGCCCGTGTGGCCGAGCATGTCAACGATGTGGCAGGGTGGGGCATATGGCGAAAGATTGTAGAGCTCCACACCCTGCTAATCAACACCAACAGTCCCAGCACCAGCAACAGAGGCAACAACCCCAGCAGAATCGGGGTAATCAGAGGGGATGCTATCAGTGCGGCAACGaagggcacttcaagaaggattgcccacAGCTGAACCAGAATGCCAAtaacaacaatgggggtaatcGCCAgaacaataatgggggaaacaacaatgggCATAATGGTGTAAACAACGGGAACAATGGCGGGAATGGTGCTCGCGGGAGAGTGTTCACTTTAGGGGcgggtgacgcaaggaatgatgGCAACGTCGTGACCGATACGTTCTCTGTCAATGGTATTTTTGCTTCTATATTATTCGACTTTGTTGCCGActggagttatgtgtctttggaATTCGGTCGTCAGTTAGGAATAACTCCAACACCCCTTAAAAACAAACACGTAGTCGAATTAGCCGATGGCAAATCGATTGAAGCCTTGCATGTACTTTTAGGATGTAAACTCGATCTTCTAGGTcaagtgtttgacattgaccttcTCCCCATTACTCTTGGTAGTTTTGATATAGTcgtgggtatggactggttgtctaAACACAGGGCAGATAtactttgcaaggagaaaatcgtgtGCGTACCACTCCCTAGCGGGGAATTATTATCTGTCCAGGGTCATCGAAGCGGTGCAACCGTCAATATCATCTCATCCATGAAAGCCCAGAAATGTTTAcggaagggctaccctgctattcTTGCGCTTGTTACGGATACTCGGCCATAGGAGAAGAAAATTGGTGATATACCAGTCGTACGGGAGTTTTCTGACATTTTTCCTGAGGAACTCCTAGGCTTACCTCCACATCAACAGACGGAGTTCCACATTGACCTTACACCCGGAGCAGCTCCGATTGCTCGCGCACCATACCGACTTGCACCCGGGGAGTTGCAGGAGTTATCAAACCAACTTCAAGAACTGTTGGATAGGGGCTTTATCCGCCCCAGttcgtcgccttggggagccccagtgttattcgtgaagaagaaagacgggtccttccgcatgtgtattgattatcgcgaacacaacaaggtgacagttaagaatcgttatcctaTACCTCACATTGTCGgcctgtttgaccagttacagggatcaagtttttattcaaagatcgacttaaggtcgggctatcgccagatgagagtccgagaggaggatgtttctaaaacggcttttcgaacgcgttatgggcattatgagtttttagttatgccgtttggattgacgaatgcgccaacggtcttcatggatctcatgaaccgagtaagTAAACCGTATCTCGATGACTTTGTTattgtgtttattgacgacattctcatATACTCAAAGAGCGAGGAAGATCACGAGcggcacttacgacttatcttggagctcctgaggaaggagcaactcTACGCGAAATTGTCTAAGTgcgacttctggattcgagaggtacacttccttgggcacgttgttaatgAATTGGGGATACACATGGAACCTGCAAAGGTTGATGTTGTCAAGAGTTGGGTGGCACCGAAGACTCcttctgaggtgcgacaattcctTGGCCTCGCTGGGTATTATCGgagatttattaaggatttttcgaagatcgcgcaacctctcacctcgttAACACAAAAGGGCGTTGTGTACTCATGGGGAACGAAACAAGAAGAGGCTTTCcggttgttaaaacagaaactatGCAGTGCACCGATTTTGTCTCTACCTGAAGGTacggaagattttgtggtttattgtgatgcttccattcagggtcttcgatgcgtgctgatgcaacgcaacaatgtgatagcttatgcttctcgacaactgaaggttcatgagaagaattatacgactcacgacttggagttagggcCGTGGTGttcgcgttgaagatctggaggtactatctgtacggtaccaaatgcaccatttaCACAGATCACagaagccttcagcatatcttcgacccaaaggaattaaatatgcgacagcgtcgctgggtagaattgctgaacgactatgattgcgctATTAAGTACCACCCGGGCAAGGCTAACGTGGTGGCTGATGCTCTCAATCGAAAGGAATCAAAGCCCAAACGAGTTCGTGCCTTACAGCTCACCATTCATTCGAATCTACCTGATCAGATCCGTGCTGCTCAAACCGAAGAGCTAAAGGAAGAAAACTATGAGGCGGAGTATTTGCGGGGTATGCAAAAACGACTTATAAAGAGATCTGATGGCATTCTCTAGTGCATGGAAAGGATATGGATTCCGTTGTTTGGTAACCTCAGGGaccttgtgatggacgaagcgcacaagtctcgatactctgctcatccaggttcggataagatgtatcaggatctcaaggttttgtattggtggccgaagatgaaagctTACATCGCGACTTATGTAAGCAAACGTTTGACTTGTTCAAAGGttaaagtggagtatcagaaaccctcaggcctgctgcagcaaccagaaatacccatgtggaaatgggagcagatcgCTATGGACTTCGTCACTGGTTTGCCGAGAACTCAAAacgggaacgataccatttgggtgatcgttgaccgcctcacgaaatctgcacacttccTCGCAATTatggaaacagataagttctctcaACTCGCTGCGGTGTATCTGaaagaagtggtttctaggcatggagcgccaacttctattatctctgatcgcgATCCGCGTTTCATATCCGAATTGTGGCAAGCGACGCACAAATCATTTGACTTACATCTCGACATGAGCACTgcctatcatcctcaaacagatggtcagagtgagcgaaCCATCCCAACACTTGAGGATATGTTACGAGCATgcgtga
This is a stretch of genomic DNA from Helianthus annuus cultivar XRQ/B chromosome 16, HanXRQr2.0-SUNRISE, whole genome shotgun sequence. It encodes these proteins:
- the LOC110919809 gene encoding homeobox protein 2-like, with product MCNCPVGDRVKYATGTFEDSALTWWNAQVQLLGIDVANATTWDDFKELIRKVFCPRDEIQKQENEYYDLKMVGSEIEIVHLAHKITDQEVESGSLPPRVSVTTAATTTATTPVSDDKRKWSDTDKATSVSQSQKKPDNNSTRSFSQSSSVNQNQNHSQTSGYVGKQPKCNKCGLHHYGPCGRACQRCGRVGHMAKDCRAPHPANQHQQSQHQQQRQQPQQNRGNQRGCYQCGNEGHFKKDCPQLNQNANNNNGGNRQNNNGGNNNGHNGVNNGNNGGNGARGRVFTLGAGDARNDGNVVTDTFSVNGIFASILFDFVADWSYVSLEFGRQLGITPTPLKNKHVVELADGKSIEALHVLLGCKLDLLGQVFDIDLLPITLGSFDIVVGMDWLSKHRADILCKEKIVCVPLPSGELLSVQGHRSGATVNIISSMKAQKCLRKGYPAILALVTDTRP
- the LOC110919808 gene encoding uncharacterized mitochondrial protein AtMg00860-like, whose product is MDLMNRVSKPYLDDFVIVFIDDILIYSKSEEDHERHLRLILELLRKEQLYAKLSKCDFWIREVHFLGHVVNELGIHMEPAKVDVVKSWVAPKTPSEVRQFLGLAGYYRRFIKDFSKIAQPLTSLTQKGVVYSWGTKQEEAFRLLKQKLCSAPILSLPEGTEDFVYHPGKANVVADALNRKESKPKRVRALQLTIHSNLPDQIRAAQTEELKEENYEAEYLRGMQKRLIKRSDGIL